A region of Diceros bicornis minor isolate mBicDic1 chromosome 31, mDicBic1.mat.cur, whole genome shotgun sequence DNA encodes the following proteins:
- the SPINDOC gene encoding spindlin interactor and repressor of chromatin-binding protein, whose translation MALKAEGAALDCFEVTLKCEEGEDEEEEAVVVAVIPRPEPMLRVAQQEKTPPPRPSLLEAGGDGCEEPKQQVSWEQEFLVGNSPGGSGRALCMVCGAEIRSPSADTARTHILEQHPHTLDLSLSEKSNILEAWSEGVALLQDIRAEQPSPPNSDSGQDVDADPDSDPDPAKMPAEIVVLLDSEDNPSLPKRSRPRGLRPLELLAAPVTEPGNKKPRGQRWKESPGEEPVRKKRGRPMTKNLDLDPDPDPDPPSPESPTETFAAPPEVRHFTDGSFPPGFVLQLFSHTQLRASDSKDSPKEGRAAGVLPQPESPSPAPPPGLRGTLDLQVIRVRMEEPPAVNLLQDWSKPPQGTKRVGAGDTPDWPAVLSESSTTVGGQPRAEGGV comes from the exons ATGGCCCTGAAGGCCGAGGGCGCCGCGCTCGACTGCTTCGAGGTGACGCTCAAATGCGAGGAAggggaggacgaggaggaggaggccgTGGTGGTGGCCGTCATTCCGCGGCCCGAGCCGATGCTCAGAG TGGCCCAACAGGAGAAGACCCCACCACCTAGGCCCAGCCTGCTGGAGGCAGGAGGCGATGGCTGTGAGGAGCCCAAGCAGCAGGTGTCTTGGGAGCAGGAGTTCCTGGTGGGGAACAGCCCGGGAGGCAGCGGGCGGGCGCTGTGCATGGTGTGTGGGGCCGAGATCCGGTCCCCCTCGGCGGACACGGCGCGCACACACATCCTGGAGCAGCACCCTCACACCCTGGACCTGAGCCTTTCCGAGAAGAGCAACATCCTGGAGGCCTGGAGTGAGGGGGTGGCCCTTTTGCAAGACATCAGAGCTGAGCAGCCGTCCCCACCCAACTCAG ACTCAGGCCAGGATGTTGATGCTGACCCAGACTCCGACCCTGACCCTGCCAAAATGCCAGCAGAGATTGTCGTTCTCCTTGACTCTGAGGACAACCCATCCCTGCCCAAAAGGAGCCGGCCTAGGGGCCTCCGTCCCCTCGAGCTTCTCG CTGCCCCTGTCACAGAGCCAGGAAATAAGAAGCCCCGTGGTCAGAGATGGAAGGAGTCCCCTGGGGAGGAGCCagtcagaaagaaaagaggcagACCCATGACCAAAAACCTGGACCTGGACCCAGACCCTGACCCAG ACCCCCCGTCACCGGAGTCGCCCACAGAGACTTTCGCAGCTCCCCCTGAGGTCCGACACTTCACCGATGGCAGCTTCCCGCCCGGCTTCGTCCTCCAGCTCTTCTCCCACACCCAGCTCAGGGCCTCAGACAGCAAGGACTCCCCCAAAGAGGGGAGAGCAGCAGGAGTCCTTCCCCAGCCGGAAAGCCCCTCTCCAG CTCCCCCTCCGGGGCTCCGCGGGACACTGGATCTCCAGGTTATCCGCGTGCGGATGGAGGAGCCCCCGGCAGTCAACCTCCTGCAAGACTGGTCCAAGCCCCCCCAGGGCACCAAGAGAGTGGGAGCAGGTGATACCCCAGACTGGCCCGCGGTTCTCTCGGAATCCAGCACCACTGTCGGGGGGCAGCCGAGGGCAGAGGGTGGCGTGTAG